tataaaattacatttatttaacccgtacaatatacggggttcataaaaatataacctttttattattaaatatatataattacatttattcaacctgtgtaatacacgaggttctaacctagtgTGTATAAATAATATAGTTATACTTTTATATAAATATCTTTTTGCTTAATTTTGGGTTTATTTTAAATCACTAGttatactttttttttataaattttttgttgCTTAATTTTGGGTTTATTTTAAATCacttttatataatttaaagCTAAAATTAACATAAACACAAGTATAACTTCATTTAGAGCAAACGTAGTGGGGCGCTATGCCCCGCATAGCGCCGGAAAGCGCCCAAGAACACCGCCACGAAGGGCGGTATGGCCAAAAAATTTTGAGGAGCGCGATGTGGATAGCGGCGTTACTGGAttgaaatttgattttttttttgtattttctggtTTTCCCCactcaaacatatatatatatatacatccaAAGAAGAAGAAGGGGTGGGGCTCTCTTGTGTTGCAGGTTTCAAAGGTTTCAAAGAAGGGGTGGGGCTCTCTTGTGTTGCAGGTATACGAAGGAAGAAGACAAGGAAGAATGaacatttttagggtttttttttatgGGCTTTGGGCTGGGCTGGGCTCAACTCAAAAGGTATtgtgggtttttttttatttatttattttcagtttttttatttatttattttcagtttttatttttttaaattttagactaacattatattttttttagcaaacaatcagttttttaatttattttttagttttttgttactgtaatgtttttttaagtgtattgttttttttttttttaattttagtgtaatgtttttttttatttaatgaaatgaattttaattttataaagttagaaaataattataaaaaaatagaaattaataattgagtaatgattaggcgggggctttatgactacgagTTTAAATGCATAACGTCCCATAACGCCCACCCGCACACGTGGCGCGCCACGTGacgcataacgcccacaaaggggCGTTATGACTACGCATGgccttagggtgtaaggggtgctcacctaataggtgagtcccccatCTTACACCTAACCAATCACAtggtgccacgtcaactcccctaatACACCCCCCTAAttcccctttttgatggcggcactcacctattaggtgagttcaaaattattattttttttttgttaaaattatggatgtttaaaaatttatataaaagacatttcattaaatttaaaaaaaaaaatacattcaaactagaaaaaaaaaacacattcaaactagaaaaaaaaaaacacattcaaactagaaaaaagaatacattcaaactagaaaaaaaaaaacattcaaactagaaatcgcatggccacccgtacttgttagcgatttctcgctttcgggcgaggatgatCGGCAACATACTTGACGGAACATCGTCGTGCGGCTTAAGGAaggttttcatatctcgatcgaaattgtagtttttcatcgtctcgAGTTGTGccgatatgagctcgcgagcctccgactctctttttttcctcaattcgatcgcctccaattctaccgcttgcttcgcttctttcatggcggtgtacactttgaattgtgccgccaactcggccgagcttccctcggacgatgtagcttgacgcttgtctcgccgttgtggTCTTTGTGGCGAGGGATCTTCGTTCATATCCGGTATTGAAAAGTCTacgtcaacgggctttcttttaTGTGCCGAACCTTCACCTTCCTCGCCCATCAATGGGACTTGTGCCCATTTCTCGtgttttcgaacgacctcccacgccTCGATGTGTTGAAAACCGCTTGGAAATCTctctttaaattcttttaacgcgATTTTTATCACGTCGAGATCTTGACATCCGCTTgctcgtgtgcgatcctacatgttataaagtaaaaaaaattataaagtgTTAAAAAACTATGAACttaggaaaaaaataaaaaaatatgcaacgttaaaaaaaatataatttttaccgcttgttggtataggccgttgaaaaagtttattttcgaatgcatcgggttccatttagaccgtacttgatgaacggtccggttacttccaccgACACTTTTGTTAAAGTGCTCTAAAATTTTACCCCAAAAACTTTCGCGACTTTGTTGATTGCCCTTTTTTTTGTTGGTAGAacaatgtacccacgccttcgccaacgcctcttcttgttcTTTTGTCCATTTTTCGCTCACCGTTTTCCCTTTTTTTTCTCGAGCCTCGTCTTCTTCGTTGCCCGCGTCTTCGTCCACATTATATTCATCTTCCTCGTCgtcgtcgcccaaattttgagtttcgggcactacctcaTCGTCCTCGTCATCGTAAACCGGTAGAGGACGATCGACATTTCCTCGTGTACTTGGAAGTTGTGGAGAACGATAAGCGtatgggtcgaaggcgggggattgaggaggagcgtccattgatagcaaattttgaaaatagccgaaattgggttgttgggtgttgtaaaacgaggggtgtggaggttgttggaaaaaaaacgggggttgtgaagtgtatccgaaagggggttgtggttgagcatttgcaccgctcgaaccatcTCGAGACGGTTTCGATACCCGCCCCTTATTTTTTTTCTTGGCCTCGCGGGGTCGGCTCTCCATTGCTCGGTGTATAAAAATTAAAAAGTGGAGGGGGTTTGgttggagagtataaaaaataaagAGTGAAATGGTTGTGGTTGgagagtttaaaaaaatatagagaATGAGATGGTTGTGGATAAAAAAAAGGGTGAGAATGAGTTAGGTATTtatattagtttaaaaaaaattgaattttttttttttttattaaaaagtcgACCGTTCAACGGTCATCTCCTCGATCCACGCAACATTTACATCGGTGAACCACCACCCAAACTCAAccccgattcgggaccccgcggggatggcggcggtgttcccgatcggggtaAGCCTTCACCGATCCATTCCCCGATTGCGCCCCGTACACCCTTATGTAATGTATGCTGACTCTCAACAAAAACAAAGTCAGTCACTCCATTTGCCTCTCGCTCCtcactcctctctctctctctctctcatcatgGATCCACCATTTGTTCCCTAAACCCTCAAAACAAAATACCCACGTCACAAGATTCACAAACAATCAAAACCCACAAACAaaattcaaactttatcaaaacCCCCTTCTGGGGTTTTATTATTATTCCTCAATTTCTTGATTTTATTATTCTTTTCCGATCCATCTGTGAACTATTATGTATAGATCTGGAGCTGTAATGGCATGGAATGTGTTCAAATTCTGTACGGCTTTAAGAGGGTTAGGCTCGATCATGATCTTGTTGGTTCTTGGTGTTGTTGGTGTCACTTATTACGCCCTCGTTTTGTGTAATTATGGCCCTGCTTTGACCTCTGGTGGCCTTGATTCGCTCATAGCTGTTCTGGTTTTAATCATATTTCATTCTCTGGTAATAGTTTTTcttaattgtttacaacttcatGTTTATATATGTTGCTTAATTGTTGTAAATTAGTGTAGTTTATTATAAGAGAAAGTAGAGGAATTTTATGAGAATTTAGATGTGTGTTTAtttatggatttttttttttttaattagtagatCTTTGGTAATTTATGGAAAGTTTTATCTGCTAGTAGTATGCTGTATGCCCAATCAAGTAATCAACTTGAATATTCTTTTAATGATCATAAGTTCAGAAAAAGGATAAAAAGAAATTATCATCATAAATTCCAAGATAAGATTGTTGTTGGCATCGGTTCGTTGTTCTAGTTGTTGTAATATGCACTTATGGAGTTATTATTATCATAAATTTCAAGTAATCATAGCACTGTTTTTGCTTCTTCATGCCATAGTTTTCAATAGCGAGCGTAGTGATCGCTATAGCGTGCTACTTAGCATATAGGTCTAGGCTCGCTATTAGGGTTGAATCGATAATAGCGAcagtttatttatttgtttatttatttttttaaatataaatagcaattaaatatagctatagaATAGCTTtattataggtttttgttaaacatacatgtaaaatagcatatataccaaggtattttgatataatatacaaaaaaaatattttttttctagtgtatcactatttataaaatagcacccgctatttatcgctattcgctatgtagcatataggtatagtatcgctatttgtcgctattcgtcATTAACAACTATGCTTCATGCCATGCCTTTATTATAGTGTGTGTATGAAtatgatgattattattatttttaacaacactTATGCTGATCCAGCTGGGGATGCTATTATGGAGTTATTTTTCCGTTGTTTTTACGGACCCTGGTGGCGTACCACCTAACTATCGGCCGCTAGTGGATCAAGAAAGAGGCGAAATTGATCCATTGGAAGCATCTGAATTCGGTCCATTGACCACACCTGATCCAACCAATGCAAGAATCCGTTATTGTCGCAAGTGTAACCAACTAAAACCGCCTCGGTGCCACCATTGTTCTGTTTGTGAGTTCCGTCTCCTACTTAATTTCTAAGCTTTGGGTGTATCATTCTTCTATTGTGTAGGTTTTGAATATCATAAAGAATGTAAGTTTTGTTGTGTTCTTGTAGGTGGAAGGTGTGTACTGAAAATGGATCATCATTGTGTGTGGGTTGTTAATTGTGTCGGGGCACTAAACTACAAGTACTTCCTTCTCTTCTTGGTATGTTTGGTAGTTCTATCGTCTTGTTTGTGATATGTCTAAAATACCCTTGATGATGATAAACCAGAAAAATCTTATGGTTGGAAATCGATATCTTTAGTAAAATACTGTGATTACGATAGGAAAGCAGGTAATTTAGTTTGATACTTTGTTAAACTTGGATTACTTGCAATTATGAAGCACAGAGTGAGTAATAACTAATAAGAGtgaaatgtcattttcgtccctggggtttggccagttttgcaactttcgtccaaatgtttgtttttccgcatttggatccaaaaggtttaaaatcctgtcattttcaccattttcatctggctcattaactccatccatttctatcttttttgttaacttaaaagagCAATTCGGtgtttttcactttatgtacaagtattcaaaataccTGTACTAAATAAAAAAGTAGGTAAAAAGATGGAAATACCAttgacttaatggagaaaaatggatggagttaacgagccagatgaaaatggcaacatttCAAACGTTTTTGATCcaaatgcgaaaaaacaaacctttggacgaaatacgcaaaactggccaaacctcagggacataaatggcattttactcggGTAATAATATAACACACACATAGTATTTTGATTGAATTATAGTTAATGTCTCCATTGCAAACTTTATAAAAGGGATATTGTCATTATGTGAATCTTTTTGTTAATCATTGCAGTTCTACACGTTTCTCGAGACAATGGTTGTAACTCTAGCCTTGTTACCACATTTCTTAGCATTCTTTAGTGATGAAGATATTCCGGGGTCACCTAGCACTCTAGCAACAACTTTTCTTGCTTTTGGTAATATCTAATGAAGCCAATTTGTGGTTTTTTTTTACCCTTTAATTTTTGCTACCTTTAGTTCAATTGTGTGACCATTCTTTGTTTTTGCAGTCTTGAATTTGGCTTTCGCTTTAAGCGTTTTCGGGTTTCTAATTATGCACATATCGTTGGTGTCTGCTAATACCACAACAATCGAGGTATTGTTTTATTGTTTATTCAACTTTAAGTGTTTCTCCGTGTTGATCCTTTAAACAAAAACAAATGGTCCATAAAACCCCTTGAAATATGTCATAGTATTAACTTTTATCGACTATTATCAGATAATAATGGTTGCAAATGTTGGGTGTGGGTCCAAAAAGCTCTTGTGTTTGTAATGCATTGAACTATAAATTTTGACTAATAGTCGAAATTTTATACTTGGTCAACTGTCACATTTATTTTGGGATGAACCCTAAAGCAACcattgtttaaaaacaatttttttacatAGTGCAACTAAAAGCTATGTGATTTTACATTCTAAATACATATGATTATTTATTGGTATATGTGGAAATGATCAGGCATACGAGAAGAAAGCCACTCCAAAATGGCGTTATGATCTTGGTCGCAAGAGAAACTTTGAACAGGTGCCATCTCATTATCTTGAATCATATTACTTAGAATTTATTGAAGCGAATTTGAGATATTTGGTCAAACAGTCAAACATTTCTATCAAATTATATATCCCGCAcgtcttggtttaaaaaagcgggaAGTGCACAAAAGCGACGGCGTCTAAAACcgaggcgcaaagcgcaaaagcggtgagcttttcgtacgcaaggcgcaaagtgattatataaattattttatatatcccataggtttttagcatCCCCTACCTTTGATTTAGCTAAAACTAAGCTTTAAAtatgttttaaaatgaaaaaaacagAAATGTACAGCATAAAAAGCCTATTGTACAACACTCAGCTGCACAGAAACACCCCATGTACAAAAGGCGCGCGCCTCAGGTCAAATGTTAGCCTAAAAAGCGCGCCTCGCCAGCACCTTTTGTCCACCCTGCTCCTTATGTCACACAAAGCGATTTGGTTTGCGCCTAGGCGCACCTAAGGCACGCTTTTTTAAACCGAGCCGCACGTGTGTTAAATTTTCATGGACACGGCTATTAATCTGTTATTCTTGTAACATCATTATCTTTTAACCTGTTGGTTTCAAAGTTTTTCTTTTCGAATTTAGAAAATGGGTCAATTTAATGAGTCAACGTTTGACTAAGAAAGGTCAAACACTTTACTATCAAAACAagagaggttttttttttttttttttttttttttttataattgtttatgTTAGCTATAAATTTGGTTACAATTTCAGGTATTTGGGACAGTACAAAGGTATTGGTTTATTCCAGCTTATAGTGACGAAGATTTGCGACGAATGCCTGCCCTTCAAGGCCTCGAATATCCATCAAAACCGGATTTGGACGCCCAAGAATTCTAAAATTTGTGTCATAATAATGTTTTCGTCATTTATAGCAtcagcaccccccccccccccccccaatcgcCACCAATGCGCGATGCGCTGAATGGATTGCCACTGATTTCAGTTATAGGTGTTTTTTTAACTTTGTACAAGTAGTAGTTCGCTGTAAGTCGGGAAAAGTTGGAAGAacgaaatgtttttttttaatggcGTACAGTTTTTTCGGTCACTATTGATGTAGTGTGAGCTGTGTATAGGGTTGTTGCCACGAAATGTACATTAGTAACGGTTTGGAGAATCACCCTCACGTAATGAACTTGCAACTTTGTGTCGTTTTTGCTTGTGGTTGTGGTCCATTTTACGCGTTTTAAATAGATGAAGTTAGTATTGAACTATATTACTATTATGGTTTATTAGTGCGAGCTCACAGACCCACTTTAGGTATCTAGGGTTTTGTATcatctctatatattgtaatcACGTATTAAATTAAGGGGTCATTCAATATAGCCATCTATATATTATAGGTGATTTTTTAGCTATGCTTATAGCACTCTCTAAAACAGGGTGTTGCACCACTAAAAAATAAAATCAGTAATTATAAAATTATCAATCTAAACTCACAGTTTAAAATAACAACTAAACATAGAAACTTACTGTAtcctttttggtcattttattttTTCCACAACTAAAGACAatccaaacattttttttttaaactcttTTAGGAAAAGTTATAATTCAATAAACacttttgacaaaaaaaaaaaaaaaagagttaaataagcaatcccaaataTTGGTTAATGATGGTATCTCTAACATAGAAATCGCACTATCTCGATCCTCctaattattccatatataaataagcaaACTTTTTGTGCATAATCACTTGTAACATATGCTTtgagagttttttttttaaaaaaaaaaacttgatttttttaattttaacccaaaggtttttaccttttataattttaaccctacataatttatttttttaactttaaccaaaacttttcattactttaacccaaaggtttttaccttttgcaattttaaccctacataatttatttttttaactttaaccaaaACTTTTCATTACTTTAACTCAAAGGTTTTTATCTTCACaactttaaccctacataatttgtttttttaacccaattttcattatttgcaatttaacttcacaacttttgtcacttatacttttcatctttggcaAATATTCGGTTTTCGTATAGTTcttaatttttcgagttaatatgaCGCAACGTAcaagtgtggttcaacttttttatgttttgtttcaaattttgcaagttaatacgacgcaatgtacatgtgtggttcaacatttttacctctattttttcatgtttgacaggtttgtCGTAACATGCAGaccctaggtcgagtcagtgttggtggtcaataatggttgtgtgacattagtactatttgacaccggtTTTACGCCCCGCTGCAACGCGGCGTgcgctttgggggttttccaaagaaaaaatcgttatgcatatggttgtcgtaagtttggctttgggggtttcaaaaaaaatgattttttttacttttcacccaaaagtatttcataaattacttttaacccaaaactagttgtttttttacttttaacccaaaactttttatcttttgcaatttatccttacaattttttttactttcaacttttgTCCTTtacagttttcattttccgcaaatttttcgctttatgcttggttctaaattttgtgacttaacacatcgcaacgtgcgtctttggtttaacttttttacgtttcgttctaaattttgcgagttaacatgacgcaatgtgcatgtgtgggtgaacgtttttacatcgtctatttttccccgtttgactgGTTTAACATAgcgtgcgggtcctagatcgacttagtcataactaaagaatccccgccgcattgcggcgggtctcaattctagttTAAGAACTTAAAAGGGAGATCTACTTCTAAGCAAAAGAAACGAACAATCGTTGATATTATCTAGAAATCTTTTAACGAGGATACTATTATTGTTGAACACCTTTTCTTTTCCAGCACCtccaaaaatgttttaaaaaccggtcgTTTGTACCGGTTGAACTGTCCGGTAAAACCACCTGGTTGAACTGTCCGATACACCGGTTAAACCGTTTCTGAGCCAAATCCGGTACGTTataaaaaccggattttaaaacattgattcAAATCTACCACGTAGTAGTGAACAACCCCATATTAATGTAATAGTGTCACTTCCGgtttttttcacaaaaataacGACTAGTCCAATACATGACTAGTCCAATACAtgttatttatgttttgttttttggTAATTGATTGTTCCTGTATATTTCTATTAAGCAAAACTAGAGTAGAAGTTACTGTTATAGGGTTTTAGTTCCAGTTTAACTTTTACAAAGATGCCCATTAACTGAAACCCCCATAACCGTTCAGTTATACTTATGGTTCTGAGccaaaaccgacccatgcacaccgcTACTGCTCTCTTCCACCATATTGCTATCGCAACATAACGACTAGATTTCTAACACCGTCGATCTGCAGGTTTATGTTTCTTTACCATGCTTTGACCTAAAATCTATCGATTTAtaccatatttaatgtttaacaTTATAACTCTAATACCCAAATAAATCATGAATAAGCTTCAAGTTAGGTGATTTTATTTTCAATTGACATAATATTTATGTGTATGTCGACCTCTTAGTCTGAAAACTGtttatgatatgatatgatatgatatgatatgatatcatatgatatgatatgatatgatatgatatgatatgatatgatatgatatgatatgatatgatatgatatgatatgatatgatatgatatgatatgatatgatatgatatgatatgatatgatatgatatgatatgatatgatatgatatgatatgataacGTAGGGCTGATCGATCAGGTATGGCGTCAGAGGTTGCTTTTGATGTGCTTGAGCAGATACTGATAGGATTGGATCATGTGAAAGATATAATCCGATGCAAGAGTGTGTGTAAGTCATGGCAATCTTTTATATCCAGTCCTCGCTTTGTTAAAGCTCACATGAAGAAGCAAGACCGCGGAGATAGAAGAATCTGTAGTGTTAATTACAAGGTTAAGAATGATGATTCTTTTAGCGGCAACAATATCTTTATTGTTGGTTCTTGTAATGGTCTAGTATGCGTCTCTCCTAGAGACGTTAAACTTGAAGTAACCAATCCTTGTACTAGAGAGACCAGGAAACTGCAAACGCCTCCATGTCGTCCGCCTGGTTTAAAGACCAGGTGCGGGGTAGAATGCATGGGTTTTGGTCATGATGCGTCTACATATGATTACAAGGTTATAGCAGGGTTTAGGAATAGCAAGCGAACGCTTTTTTATCTGTTAACATTGAAATCAAATATCTGGAAAGTTATCGGAGAGGTCAAGTATAAGACTCTTACTAATAGATCTGGCATCTTATGTGGCGGGGCACTTCACTGGATTATGCTAGGTAAAAAGAAGAAGAGAGTAATTATTTCTCTGGATTTATCTACCGACGAGTTTAAAGAAATCCCCCTACCCATGGAAGCGCATAGGTTTTACAATCATAGACTATGTGTTATAGAAGGATGTCTATGCTTATATATAGACTCTTTCGCTCCGTCTAGCAAGAAATGGGTAATGAAAAACAACAAATGGGAACTATATAATAATAACAAGAGCGAGTATGCTTTTGACTTTTGTATACTGCTTGCGCCATAGTTGGGTGGTGGATTCACAAAAGAGGACTCGTAATTTCTACACTCATCCTCTTTCTATGCTTGTGCCCCGCAATTGGGATCATATTAGTGATAATATATACGTCAAGAGTCTCGTGTCTCCCCATccctaggggtgtaaacaagcccaaaTGCTCGAGAgttactcgtgatcggctcggttaaaagctcgaacgagccgagccttaacgagcccgagctcgagcctgaaataaagctcgttttgttatcgagcctaaaatacaaagcttgtttaggctcgcgtgttggttcagttctgtttgtgcagaaggaaaacaatataaatcatacctgtcagaGCAGAtggtgcagaggagaatccagtaatggagttcgacatgcttgtcatcttgatctggttcctccttagggtactga
The Helianthus annuus cultivar XRQ/B chromosome 6, HanXRQr2.0-SUNRISE, whole genome shotgun sequence genome window above contains:
- the LOC110915643 gene encoding probable protein S-acyltransferase 14; the protein is MYRSGAVMAWNVFKFCTALRGLGSIMILLVLGVVGVTYYALVLCNYGPALTSGGLDSLIAVLVLIIFHSLLGMLLWSYFSVVFTDPGGVPPNYRPLVDQERGEIDPLEASEFGPLTTPDPTNARIRYCRKCNQLKPPRCHHCSVCGRCVLKMDHHCVWVVNCVGALNYKYFLLFLFYTFLETMVVTLALLPHFLAFFSDEDIPGSPSTLATTFLAFVLNLAFALSVFGFLIMHISLVSANTTTIEAYEKKATPKWRYDLGRKRNFEQVFGTVQRYWFIPAYSDEDLRRMPALQGLEYPSKPDLDAQEF
- the LOC110920425 gene encoding F-box/kelch-repeat protein At3g06240, whose product is MASEVAFDVLEQILIGLDHVKDIIRCKSVCKSWQSFISSPRFVKAHMKKQDRGDRRICSVNYKVKNDDSFSGNNIFIVGSCNGLVCVSPRDVKLEVTNPCTRETRKLQTPPCRPPGLKTRCGVECMGFGHDASTYDYKVIAGFRNSKRTLFYLLTLKSNIWKVIGEVKYKTLTNRSGILCGGALHWIMLGKKKKRVIISLDLSTDEFKEIPLPMEAHRFYNHRLCVIEGCLCLYIDSFAPSSKKWVMKNNKWELYNNNKSEYAFDFCILLAP